The nucleotide sequence GCTGTATTGGGGCTCCAGCAAGAGTTCGAGATGGAGCGTGGTGAGCCGTAGAAGCGCACACCGGAAggctccaccaccacactGTCGTCACACAAATACACAGCAGGTGCAAAGAGTCGGCGCACTTCTTCCGTAGACATTGCAGCAATGGCCTTGTCGTGATTGCCCGCAATGATCAACTTCACTGGGTGCGGGTGCAACGTGCTATCCGTGAACCAGGCAGCAAAGTCGGCCAGCATCGCTTTGACATCCCGCACAAAGTTCAAACCTTCCTGAATGTCGCCGCAGTGCACAAGCACATCGCCGTTTGGAACATTCATCTCGCGATGCCGTTCGTGGGTGTCACTGATAATGACTAGACGCAAGGATGAGACCGGCTTGGGTGGCAACTCAGCGATGTTATACACCAACGCGTTGCGCAGTGAGTAGGTGGAAGGGTGCTCAACCTCGCCACTCTGCATGGTAGGAGGAGGGTTCGCATCGTAGAGGGACGAGTGCAACGGTGTCGGGGCAATCGGTGAAGCTGCGGAGATGCGTGTCGGTGGAAGTCGCGCCGTACGGCGGACAAGCCTCGGCAAGTAGCCGTAATATTCGCAtagcgccgcagcagccacaggcATGACGACGCAGAGAATACACAGGAAACGAACTCTAGGCGTGCTTGCCCAAGTCGCATGCTTCACGTAGGCGACGACTCTATCTAAGGACGAGATGAGGGATAAAAATGGAGCCTCACGGATGATAGAGTGGCGACCCCCGTCACTGCGAGCGCGCGCACAGCAAACTTCAGCCCTCACCCTCGCACGGATATCTGAGGGGTatggagaggaaaaggggaaaaagggggcagtggcggtacatggagaaaaggaggaaaggctGTGATCGTGGGATACTACAGGCAAGACGGCTGCACACAGTGCCAAGAGGATTTAAAAAGCATCCGCGAGTAGCTTTCATCCGGCGTCTTCGccaaacagagaaaaaactAACGCACATGCTACGGAACATCTGCGAGGCagaagagggtggagaggtTTCTAAGAAAGAGTTGAGGCGCAGGAGCGATGCAAACGCATCCTAGGAGTCTGCAGAGAGCAGATAGTCGCACATGTGTACGCCACAGCACCACACTTTAATCAGCGAGCCTCAGGAACCTACCCCTTCTACTCTCCCACCTCGCTCCTCCATACGAACTTCACAGCACGTTCTTTTTTTctatccccccccccgcgttGGGGGCGACGAGGTTGATAGCCGGCGCGGCCCCCACGGATCGAATGGGCCGCCCCGAGCGAAGAAAGCGCCAGAAGAGCCTACGACTGAGCATTCTTGCCGTGACTGCGCTTCGCGCGCGGCACTCGGCAAGGGCAGGGCACCAGAGCATGTGGCTGATCGAC is from Leishmania panamensis strain MHOM/PA/94/PSC-1 chromosome 35 sequence and encodes:
- a CDS encoding metallo-dependent phosphatase-like protein (TriTrypDB/GeneDB-style sysID: LpmP.35.2730); this encodes MPVAAAALCEYYGYLPRLVRRTARLPPTRISAASPIAPTPLHSSLYDANPPPTMQSGEVEHPSTYSLRNALVYNIAELPPKPVSSLRLVIISDTHERHREMNVPNGDVLVHCGDIQEGLNFVRDVKAMLADFAAWFTDSTLHPHPVKLIIAGNHDKAIAAMSTEEVRRLFAPAVYLCDDSVVVEPSGVRFYGSPRSISNSCWSPNTAYQDKKAWKPFMFASVRENDDPPGLSTAPRCSSEQHLCARLEGATPGGSVDVLIVHQSPDIPRGCHSVEEQPICTYAQQVAPRRVVLCGHLHGAHGMHWLPVPEVVRELFCVETQDGGSQPEGVARSEEIPFLPCINAAMMMGRFGQNVLLPSSVVDLEV